The following are from one region of the Polaribacter marinaquae genome:
- the nrfD gene encoding NrfD/PsrC family molybdoenzyme membrane anchor subunit yields MSHYEAPIREPLVLGDKSYHDITEDIAKPIEGKANKNWYIAFYISLAAMLWGFGCIFYTVGTGIGVWGLSKNIGWAWDITNFVWWVGIGHAGTLISAVLLLFRQKWRMAINRSAEAMTIFAVFQAGLFPIIHMGRPWNAFWVLPIPNQFGSLWVNFNSPLLWDVFAISTYLSVSLVFWWTGLLPDFAMIRDRAVKPFQKKIYALLSFGWSGRAKDWQRFEEVSLVLAGLATPLVLSVHTIVSMDFATSINPGWHSTIFPPYFVAGAIFSGFAMVQTLLGIMRKVTNLEDYITRMHVEYMNIVIILTGGIVAVAYATEFFIAWYTGSPYENYTYLSVGAATGPYAWAFYSLLFFNILTPQLLWFKKIRRSFIWTFVISIFINIGMWFERFDIIAIVLSKGHLPSTWWRFEPTFVDVGIFIGTIGFFFVLFLLYARTFPVIAQAEVKTILKSSGEFYKKRSEQGIPTKPAIVVNNTAVKKENLDNNINE; encoded by the coding sequence ATGTCTCATTACGAAGCACCCATAAGGGAACCTTTAGTATTAGGTGATAAAAGTTACCACGATATTACCGAAGACATTGCAAAACCTATCGAAGGTAAAGCAAATAAGAATTGGTATATAGCATTTTATATTTCTTTAGCAGCAATGTTATGGGGATTTGGATGTATTTTCTACACAGTAGGAACAGGAATTGGAGTTTGGGGATTGAGCAAGAACATTGGATGGGCTTGGGATATTACTAACTTTGTTTGGTGGGTAGGTATTGGTCACGCAGGAACATTAATTTCTGCAGTACTTTTATTATTCCGTCAAAAATGGAGAATGGCGATTAACCGTTCTGCAGAAGCAATGACGATTTTTGCTGTATTTCAAGCAGGATTGTTTCCAATTATTCACATGGGTAGACCATGGAATGCATTTTGGGTTTTACCAATACCGAATCAGTTTGGTTCTTTGTGGGTAAACTTTAACTCACCATTGTTATGGGATGTATTTGCAATTTCTACATACTTATCTGTATCATTAGTTTTCTGGTGGACAGGTTTATTACCAGATTTTGCAATGATAAGAGACAGAGCTGTTAAACCTTTTCAGAAGAAAATATATGCTTTATTATCTTTTGGTTGGTCTGGTAGAGCAAAAGACTGGCAACGTTTTGAAGAAGTTTCTTTAGTACTTGCAGGTTTGGCTACACCTTTGGTATTATCTGTACACACGATTGTATCAATGGATTTTGCTACATCTATTAATCCAGGTTGGCACTCAACAATTTTCCCTCCTTATTTCGTTGCCGGAGCAATCTTTTCAGGATTCGCAATGGTTCAAACGTTATTAGGTATCATGAGAAAAGTTACTAACCTAGAAGATTACATTACTCGTATGCACGTAGAGTATATGAATATTGTAATTATCTTAACAGGTGGTATTGTTGCTGTAGCTTATGCAACAGAATTCTTTATCGCATGGTATACAGGTTCTCCTTATGAAAACTATACATATTTATCTGTAGGTGCTGCAACAGGACCTTATGCTTGGGCATTCTATTCTTTATTATTCTTTAACATTTTAACTCCTCAGTTATTATGGTTTAAGAAAATTAGAAGAAGCTTTATATGGACTTTCGTAATCTCAATATTTATCAATATTGGTATGTGGTTTGAGCGTTTTGATATTATTGCGATTGTATTAAGTAAAGGTCATTTACCTTCTACTTGGTGGCGTTTCGAACCAACTTTTGTAGATGTTGGTATCTTTATCGGAACAATTGGATTTTTCTTTGTATTATTTTTATTATATGCGAGAACTTTCCCTGTAATAGCACAAGCAGAAGTAAAAACGATATTAAAGTCTTCAGGTGAATTTTACAAGAAGAGAAGCGAACAAGGTATTCCTACTAAACCAGCAATTGTAGTTAACAATACAGCTGTTAAAAAGGAAAACTTAGATAACAATATAAACGAATAA
- a CDS encoding cytochrome c yields the protein MKNLKLIIGLMVFTSIISCNDNKNRQVQYMPDMYESIPYNADGEESVNGNVVNSKPVAGTIPRGGAPAYDVPDTIEGYDTAKVEVKSPLEKNDENLENGKAMYTIYCVSCHGKKGDGQGYLATSEKFAGVPNYKDRDITEGSIYHVLMHGKGLMGSHSSQLTYKERWQIVQYVEVLRADLLK from the coding sequence ATGAAGAATTTAAAATTAATTATCGGTTTAATGGTTTTTACAAGTATTATTTCTTGTAACGACAATAAGAATAGACAAGTTCAATACATGCCAGACATGTATGAATCTATACCTTACAATGCAGACGGTGAAGAAAGTGTTAATGGTAACGTTGTAAACAGCAAACCTGTTGCAGGTACAATTCCAAGAGGCGGAGCACCAGCATATGATGTGCCTGATACTATTGAAGGATACGATACAGCTAAGGTTGAAGTTAAATCTCCATTAGAAAAAAATGACGAGAACTTAGAAAATGGTAAAGCAATGTATACCATTTATTGTGTTTCTTGTCACGGTAAAAAAGGAGACGGTCAGGGTTACTTAGCAACTTCAGAAAAATTTGCAGGTGTACCAAATTATAAAGATAGAGATATTACAGAAGGAAGCATTTATCATGTACTTATGCACGGTAAAGGTTTGATGGGATCTCATTCTTCTCAATTGACTTATAAAGAGCGTTGGCAAATTGTTCAATACGTAGAAGTTTTACGTGCAGATTTGTTAAAATAA
- a CDS encoding quinol:cytochrome C oxidoreductase, whose product MYQFSGKLKTFSLALIVLGVIGIAFSFYSGSQTTIEDAKHAIEAASNDGHGGSHGDAIEAPHNADSSKVDNNASGVHHGEGSVDTTMSGHGAHDDDSHAEHVLHQLQNRPWSAFYVALFFSLGLTLLVLTFYAIQRVAQVGWSVVILRVMEAITGNLLPVSILMAIVIIASVMHLNHLFPWMAEGTFDPSSENYDPIVDGKSWWINSTGFLVRSIIYLILWNAYRFFIRKNSIKEDTANDGNKTYKKNYNASVIFLFVFMITESMMSWDWIMGLDPHWFSTLFGWYVLSTLLVSALTVIAFFTIYLRSKNALPGVNDSHIHDLAKFMFGFSVFWTYLWFAQFMLIWYADIPEETTYYVARFTEYKLPFLGMVIMNFAFPVLLLINSDFKSKPWFVFIGGVVILAGHYIDIFIMVMPSTVGAQWFFGIPEISALLFFIGLIIYTTLSSFAKANPVPKGNPFLAESEHFHYYNIEHSGEDSGDHH is encoded by the coding sequence ATGTATCAATTCTCAGGTAAATTAAAGACATTCTCATTAGCACTTATTGTTTTAGGTGTTATAGGAATAGCATTCAGTTTTTACAGTGGTTCACAAACTACTATAGAAGATGCTAAACATGCAATTGAAGCAGCTAGTAATGATGGTCATGGTGGTTCACATGGTGATGCAATCGAGGCTCCTCACAATGCAGATAGTTCAAAAGTAGATAATAATGCTTCTGGTGTTCATCACGGAGAAGGAAGTGTTGACACTACAATGAGTGGTCATGGTGCTCATGACGATGATTCTCATGCAGAACATGTTTTACATCAATTACAAAATAGACCATGGTCTGCATTTTATGTAGCATTGTTCTTTTCTCTTGGTTTAACTTTATTAGTTTTAACTTTCTATGCAATTCAAAGAGTAGCACAAGTTGGTTGGTCTGTAGTTATTTTAAGAGTTATGGAAGCTATTACAGGAAATTTATTACCTGTATCTATCTTAATGGCAATTGTTATTATTGCCTCTGTAATGCATTTAAATCATTTATTCCCTTGGATGGCCGAAGGTACTTTTGATCCTTCAAGTGAAAACTACGATCCTATTGTAGATGGTAAATCATGGTGGATAAATTCAACTGGTTTTCTTGTAAGAAGTATAATTTATTTAATCCTTTGGAATGCTTATAGATTTTTCATCAGAAAAAATTCTATTAAAGAAGATACTGCAAATGATGGTAACAAAACATACAAGAAGAATTATAATGCGTCTGTTATTTTCTTATTTGTATTTATGATTACAGAATCTATGATGTCTTGGGATTGGATAATGGGATTAGATCCTCACTGGTTCTCTACATTATTTGGATGGTATGTATTATCTACATTATTAGTTAGTGCTTTAACAGTTATTGCATTCTTTACAATATACTTAAGATCTAAAAATGCTTTACCAGGAGTTAATGATAGTCATATTCATGATTTAGCTAAGTTTATGTTTGGTTTTTCAGTATTCTGGACATATTTATGGTTTGCTCAGTTTATGTTAATCTGGTATGCAGATATACCAGAAGAAACAACATATTATGTAGCAAGATTTACTGAGTATAAATTACCATTTTTAGGTATGGTTATTATGAACTTTGCTTTTCCAGTATTATTATTAATTAATAGTGATTTTAAAAGTAAACCTTGGTTTGTTTTTATTGGAGGAGTTGTAATATTAGCAGGACATTATATTGATATATTTATTATGGTGATGCCATCTACAGTTGGTGCACAATGGTTCTTCGGAATTCCAGAAATTAGTGCTTTATTATTCTTTATTGGCTTAATAATTTATACAACTTTAAGTTCTTTTGCTAAAGCGAATCCTGTACCAAAAGGAAATCCATTTTTAGCAGAAAGTGAACATTTCCATTACTATAATATTGAACATTCTGGAGAAGATTCAGGAGATCATCATTAA
- a CDS encoding cytochrome c oxidase subunit I gives MSEHHHKETFVTKYIFSQDHKMISKQFLVTGMFMGIIAVLMSMLFRLQLAWPDTSFSIVEAFLGSHQTDGIMDPDMYLALVTIHGTIMVFFVLTAGLSGTFSNLLIPLQIGARDMASGFLNMVSYWLFFLSSVIMVMSLFVEAGPAAAGWTIYPPLSALPQAIPGSGMGMTLWLVSMAIFIASSLIGSLNYIVTVLNLRTKGMKMTRLPLTMWAFFITAIIGVVSFPVLLSAALLLIFDRSFGTSFYLSDIFISGEVLHYQGGSPVLFEHLFWFLGHPEVYIVLLPALGITSEIISTNARKPIFGYRAMIGSIMAIAFLSTIVWGHHMFISGMNPFLGSVFTFTTLLIAIPSAVKAFNYVTTLWKGNLQLNPAMLFSIGLVSTFVTGGLTGLVLGDSALDINIHDTYFVVAHFHLVMGVSAIFGMFAGVYHWFPKMYGRMMNKTLGYWHFWLSIICAYGVFWPMHFIGLAGLPRRYYTNTNFPMFDDLADINVVITIFALVGGIAQIFFIANFFISMYRGEKATQNPWKSNTLEWTTPVEHVHGNWPGKIPEVHRWAYDYSKRVDPNDDDSDYLHGEDFVLQTTPLLDGEEPS, from the coding sequence ATGTCAGAACATCATCATAAAGAAACTTTTGTAACAAAATATATTTTTAGTCAAGATCATAAAATGATCTCTAAACAGTTTTTAGTAACTGGTATGTTTATGGGTATTATAGCCGTTTTAATGTCTATGTTATTCCGTTTACAACTTGCATGGCCAGATACTTCTTTTTCGATTGTTGAAGCATTTTTAGGATCTCACCAAACAGATGGTATTATGGATCCTGATATGTATTTAGCATTAGTTACAATACATGGTACTATTATGGTATTCTTTGTATTAACAGCAGGATTAAGTGGTACTTTTTCAAACTTATTAATTCCATTACAAATTGGTGCTAGAGATATGGCTTCAGGATTCCTAAATATGGTTTCTTATTGGTTATTTTTCTTATCTAGTGTAATTATGGTTATGTCTTTATTTGTTGAGGCAGGACCAGCAGCAGCAGGTTGGACTATTTATCCTCCATTAAGTGCTTTACCACAAGCCATTCCTGGTTCTGGTATGGGTATGACTTTATGGTTGGTTTCTATGGCTATATTTATTGCATCTTCTTTAATAGGATCATTAAATTATATAGTTACCGTTCTTAACTTACGTACAAAAGGAATGAAAATGACAAGATTGCCATTAACAATGTGGGCATTCTTTATTACAGCAATAATTGGTGTAGTTTCTTTCCCTGTATTATTATCGGCTGCTTTATTATTGATTTTCGATAGAAGTTTTGGTACATCTTTTTACTTATCAGATATTTTTATTTCTGGTGAAGTATTACACTACCAAGGAGGATCACCAGTATTATTTGAACACTTATTTTGGTTCTTAGGTCACCCAGAGGTATATATTGTATTATTACCTGCATTAGGTATTACATCAGAAATTATTTCTACAAATGCAAGAAAGCCAATTTTTGGATATAGAGCAATGATTGGTTCTATTATGGCAATTGCATTTTTATCAACAATTGTTTGGGGTCACCATATGTTTATCTCAGGAATGAATCCTTTCTTAGGATCTGTGTTTACATTTACAACTTTATTAATTGCAATCCCTTCTGCAGTAAAGGCGTTTAATTACGTAACAACGTTGTGGAAAGGTAACTTACAATTAAATCCAGCGATGTTATTTTCTATTGGTCTAGTTTCTACTTTCGTAACAGGAGGTTTAACAGGATTGGTTTTAGGAGATTCTGCTTTAGATATTAATATTCACGATACTTACTTTGTTGTGGCTCACTTCCACTTAGTAATGGGTGTTTCTGCAATCTTTGGTATGTTTGCTGGTGTTTATCACTGGTTCCCAAAAATGTATGGTAGAATGATGAATAAGACTTTAGGTTATTGGCATTTCTGGTTAAGTATTATATGTGCTTACGGAGTATTCTGGCCAATGCACTTTATTGGTTTAGCAGGTTTACCACGTAGATATTATACAAACACTAACTTTCCAATGTTTGATGATTTAGCAGATATCAATGTTGTTATTACTATTTTTGCTTTGGTTGGTGGTATTGCTCAGATATTCTTTATTGCTAACTTTTTTATCTCTATGTATAGAGGTGAAAAAGCTACACAAAATCCATGGAAATCAAACACTTTAGAATGGACAACACCAGTAGAACATGTACATGGTAACTGGCCAGGTAAAATACCAGAAGTTCATAGATGGGCATATGATTACAGTAAGCGTGTAGATCCTAATGATGATGATAGTGATTATTTACATGGTGAAGATTTTGTTTTACAAACAACACCATTATTAGACGGTGAAGAACCATCTTAA
- a CDS encoding TAT-variant-translocated molybdopterin oxidoreductase: MASNKKYWKSVEELKDSSVVETLSKNEFVENIPADDFLGDKETLEASSTSRRDFLKYVGFTTAAASLAACEGPVVKSIPYVVKPNDIIAGVADWYATSMADGYDFANILVKTREGRPIQIMPNKEANGTTSARVQASVLSLYDEKLRLKEPTKAGAAISWAEADKEIGQKLISLKEAGKQVVLLTGTMASPSTDKVISEFLTTYPNAKHVVYDAVSESAAADAFEKMYGRRALPNYKLQNAETIVSFGADFLGDFHGGFEKAYIDGRKPETGKMSYHVQVESNMSLSGANADKRLVAKPSDVVFSLLNLYKELTGNSVASNSTPIDAEIKKLAKALKKADSKGVVMTGVNDVNAQLISLAINQYLSSEILDAKNSLNIRKGNFKDVEALVSDMKSGNVGGLLAVNVDPAYTLPNSAEFTDSLSKVDLKVSLSVENNATTNTMEYALPAPHFLESWGDTQFSEENFGLMQPTIQTLFNTRQVQDTLLKWSGSSTNYYDFLKSFWSDNVLGGSSWNKALHNGYFSKAVDASSVSEFVSEVSISEVASNLKKSTKASEMELNLYTKTGLGDGKQANNPWLQEFPDPITRASWDNYLTMSIADAKALGFENPVKDNGAINGDYAKVTVNGEEVVVPVMIQPGQAKGSVGLSLGFGKTFGLKDEMKVGVNAYPLYKGGNNIQYNVSIEKVSGTHKFACTQVQKTIAGRHDILKVTSLKDYKNVDPKDHHHGWNKPAYVSYDHKEVEANTIDLWDEHNREVGHHFNLSIDLTSCTGCGACVVACHAENNVPVVGKNEVRVGRDMHWLRIDRYYSSEVETREEAKELGLSRGATYEALETEAENPEVTFQPMMCQHCNHAPCETVCPVAATSHGRQGQNQMAYNRCVGTRYCANNCPYRVRRFNWFNYANNNEFDFNMNNEYGKMVLNPDVVVRSRGVMEKCSMCIQMTQATILKAKKEGRKVNVDEFETACSSACTTGAMVFGDVNNKEDKVAALAEDKRAYNVLDYLQTKPNVIYQVKVRNTNEA; this comes from the coding sequence ATGGCTTCAAACAAAAAATACTGGAAAAGTGTTGAAGAACTAAAAGATAGTTCTGTTGTTGAAACGCTGAGTAAAAATGAATTTGTAGAGAATATTCCTGCAGATGATTTTTTAGGAGATAAAGAAACATTAGAGGCGTCTTCTACTTCTCGTAGAGATTTCTTAAAGTATGTTGGCTTTACTACAGCGGCAGCTTCATTAGCAGCTTGTGAAGGACCGGTTGTTAAATCGATTCCTTATGTTGTTAAACCAAATGATATTATTGCTGGTGTAGCAGATTGGTACGCTACTTCTATGGCAGATGGTTATGATTTTGCGAATATTTTAGTAAAAACTCGTGAAGGTAGACCAATTCAAATAATGCCTAATAAAGAAGCAAACGGAACAACAAGTGCTAGAGTGCAAGCTTCAGTTCTTTCTTTATATGATGAGAAGTTACGTTTGAAGGAACCTACTAAGGCTGGAGCAGCTATTTCATGGGCTGAAGCAGATAAGGAAATAGGTCAAAAATTAATTAGTCTTAAAGAAGCAGGTAAGCAAGTTGTTTTGTTAACAGGAACGATGGCTAGCCCTTCTACAGATAAAGTTATAAGTGAGTTCTTAACTACATATCCTAACGCTAAGCATGTTGTTTATGATGCTGTTTCAGAATCAGCAGCAGCAGATGCTTTTGAGAAAATGTATGGTAGGAGAGCTTTGCCAAATTATAAGCTTCAAAATGCTGAAACAATAGTTTCTTTTGGTGCAGATTTCTTAGGAGATTTTCATGGTGGATTTGAGAAAGCGTATATTGATGGTAGAAAACCAGAAACAGGTAAAATGTCTTACCATGTTCAGGTAGAAAGTAATATGTCTTTAAGTGGTGCCAATGCAGATAAGCGTTTGGTAGCTAAACCTTCTGATGTTGTTTTTTCATTGTTGAATCTTTACAAAGAGTTAACAGGAAATTCAGTAGCGTCTAATAGTACTCCTATTGATGCTGAAATTAAGAAGTTGGCAAAAGCTTTGAAAAAGGCTGATTCTAAAGGTGTTGTAATGACAGGTGTTAACGATGTTAATGCTCAATTGATTTCTTTAGCAATCAATCAATATTTAAGTAGTGAGATTTTAGATGCTAAAAACTCTTTAAATATCCGTAAAGGTAATTTTAAAGATGTAGAAGCGTTAGTTTCTGATATGAAATCAGGTAATGTTGGTGGTTTATTAGCTGTTAATGTTGATCCTGCCTATACTTTGCCAAATTCAGCTGAGTTTACAGATTCATTAAGTAAAGTTGATTTAAAGGTTTCGTTGTCTGTAGAAAACAATGCTACAACAAATACAATGGAATACGCATTGCCTGCACCACATTTCTTAGAGTCTTGGGGTGATACTCAGTTTTCTGAAGAAAACTTCGGTTTAATGCAACCTACAATTCAAACTTTATTCAACACGCGTCAAGTACAAGATACTTTATTAAAATGGTCTGGTAGTTCTACTAATTACTATGATTTCTTAAAGTCATTTTGGTCTGATAATGTTTTAGGTGGTTCGTCTTGGAATAAAGCTTTACATAATGGTTATTTCAGTAAAGCTGTTGATGCTAGTTCTGTATCTGAATTTGTTTCAGAAGTTTCTATATCAGAAGTTGCATCAAACTTAAAAAAGAGTACAAAAGCTTCAGAAATGGAGTTAAACTTATATACTAAAACAGGTTTAGGAGATGGTAAACAAGCAAACAATCCTTGGTTACAAGAATTCCCTGATCCAATTACAAGAGCTTCTTGGGATAACTACTTAACAATGTCTATAGCAGATGCTAAAGCATTAGGTTTTGAAAACCCTGTTAAAGATAACGGAGCAATTAATGGAGATTACGCAAAAGTAACCGTAAACGGTGAAGAAGTTGTAGTTCCAGTAATGATTCAACCAGGACAAGCAAAAGGTTCTGTAGGTTTATCATTAGGTTTTGGTAAAACATTCGGTTTAAAAGACGAAATGAAAGTTGGTGTTAACGCTTATCCTTTATACAAAGGAGGTAATAACATTCAATATAATGTTTCTATAGAAAAAGTATCTGGAACTCATAAGTTTGCTTGTACTCAAGTACAGAAAACAATTGCAGGACGTCACGATATTTTAAAAGTTACTTCATTAAAAGATTACAAGAATGTAGATCCAAAAGATCATCATCATGGTTGGAACAAGCCAGCTTATGTATCTTATGATCATAAAGAAGTAGAAGCAAATACAATAGATTTATGGGATGAACACAACAGAGAAGTTGGTCATCACTTTAATTTATCTATAGATTTAACTTCTTGTACAGGTTGTGGGGCATGTGTTGTAGCATGTCATGCAGAAAATAATGTACCGGTAGTTGGTAAAAATGAAGTAAGAGTTGGTAGAGATATGCATTGGTTGCGTATTGATAGATATTACTCTTCTGAAGTTGAAACTAGAGAAGAAGCAAAAGAATTAGGATTAAGTAGAGGAGCTACTTATGAGGCTTTAGAAACTGAAGCAGAAAATCCGGAAGTTACTTTTCAACCAATGATGTGTCAGCACTGTAATCACGCTCCTTGTGAAACTGTTTGTCCAGTAGCAGCAACTTCACATGGTCGTCAAGGTCAAAATCAAATGGCGTATAACAGATGTGTTGGTACAAGATATTGTGCAAACAACTGTCCTTATAGAGTTCGTAGATTTAACTGGTTTAATTATGCAAATAACAACGAGTTTGATTTCAATATGAACAACGAGTACGGTAAGATGGTTTTAAATCCTGATGTTGTAGTGCGTTCTAGAGGAGTTATGGAGAAATGTTCTATGTGTATTCAAATGACACAAGCAACAATTCTTAAAGCTAAAAAAGAAGGTCGTAAGGTAAATGTTGATGAATTTGAAACGGCTTGTTCTTCTGCTTGTACTACAGGAGCAATGGTTTTTGGTGATGTTAATAACAAAGAAGATAAAGTAGCTGCATTAGCAGAAGATAAAAGAGCTTATAACGTATTAGATTACCTTCAAACGAAGCCAAACGTAATCTATCAAGTTAAAGTAAGAAACACAAACGAAGCGTAA
- a CDS encoding cytochrome c oxidase subunit II, whose product MLALFYIFIGVAIGVSVWQITRIMDFRSSIANDQDNAAQGKFAIAFMAFLYAMMIYCLIFMNVIMLPESASYEGEHDDNLFDITFWLIGIVQFIMQFLIFYFTFKYRGSKDRKAKFYADSHKLEFIWTVTPAIVLVLLIGYGLWQWNNVMDLSDAEDPIVIEVYSQQFRWDARYAGADNTLGLGNVNFIKGINTMGVDMSDKNSADDKQVTELYLPKGRKIHFKFRSQDVLHSAYMPHFRAQMNCVPGMVTEFGFTPKYTTLEMRDQPEVIEKSIGINKIRKAKGEDPYVFDYLLLCNKICGASHYNMQMKITVVEQEEYDKWLSEQPTLAEVIK is encoded by the coding sequence ATGCTAGCTCTATTTTATATTTTTATAGGTGTTGCAATTGGTGTAAGCGTTTGGCAAATTACTAGAATCATGGATTTTAGAAGTTCTATTGCCAATGATCAAGATAATGCTGCTCAAGGTAAATTTGCAATTGCTTTCATGGCTTTTCTATATGCTATGATGATTTACTGTTTAATTTTTATGAACGTAATTATGTTGCCTGAATCAGCTTCTTATGAAGGTGAGCATGATGACAACTTATTTGATATTACTTTTTGGTTAATTGGTATTGTTCAATTTATAATGCAATTCTTAATTTTCTATTTCACATTTAAGTATAGAGGAAGTAAAGACAGAAAAGCTAAGTTTTATGCAGACAGTCATAAGTTAGAATTTATTTGGACAGTTACTCCAGCCATCGTTTTAGTATTATTAATAGGATACGGTTTATGGCAATGGAATAACGTAATGGATTTATCTGACGCAGAAGATCCAATTGTAATAGAAGTTTATTCTCAACAATTTAGATGGGATGCTCGTTATGCTGGTGCAGATAACACTTTAGGATTAGGTAATGTAAACTTTATTAAAGGTATTAACACAATGGGGGTTGATATGTCTGATAAAAATTCTGCAGATGACAAACAAGTTACAGAGTTGTACTTACCAAAAGGAAGAAAAATTCATTTTAAGTTCCGTTCTCAAGATGTGTTACACTCAGCTTATATGCCTCACTTTAGAGCTCAAATGAACTGTGTGCCTGGTATGGTTACAGAATTTGGATTTACACCGAAGTACACGACTTTAGAAATGAGAGATCAACCAGAAGTTATAGAAAAGTCTATTGGTATTAATAAAATAAGAAAAGCTAAAGGCGAAGATCCTTATGTGTTTGATTATTTATTATTATGTAATAAGATTTGTGGTGCATCTCACTATAATATGCAAATGAAAATTACTGTTGTAGAACAAGAAGAATATGACAAGTGGTTATCAGAACAACCAACATTAGCTGAAGTTATTAAATAA
- the ruvB gene encoding Holliday junction branch migration DNA helicase RuvB produces the protein MNENLNPDNSNFSNEDFDVEKKLRPLSFDDFTGQDQAIDNLKVFVQAANKRNEALDHTLFHGPPGLGKTTLAHILANELEVGIKVTSGPVLDKPGDLAGLLTNLDERDVLFIDEIHRLSPIVEEYLYSAMEDYKIDIMIESGPNARTVQIHLEPFTLIGATTRSGLLTAPMRARFGISSRLHYYKTDLLTTIIQRSAHILGVPISMEAAIEIAGRSRGTPRIANALLRRVRDFAEIKGEGNITIEIAKYSLKALNVDAHGLDEMDNKILATIIDKFKGGPVGISTIATAVSENTETIEEVYEPFLIQQGFIMRTPRGREVTELAYKHLGRTKGTNQGELF, from the coding sequence ATGAACGAAAATTTAAATCCTGACAATAGTAACTTTTCTAATGAAGACTTTGATGTTGAAAAGAAGTTAAGACCTTTATCATTTGATGATTTTACTGGTCAAGATCAAGCTATTGATAATTTAAAAGTCTTTGTTCAAGCAGCAAATAAAAGGAATGAAGCTTTAGATCATACATTATTTCATGGTCCTCCTGGTTTAGGAAAAACGACACTTGCACATATTCTAGCAAATGAATTAGAAGTAGGAATTAAGGTTACCTCTGGACCTGTTTTAGACAAACCGGGTGATTTAGCAGGATTACTTACAAATCTAGATGAAAGAGATGTTTTATTTATTGATGAAATACATCGTTTAAGTCCAATAGTAGAAGAGTATTTGTATTCTGCAATGGAAGATTACAAAATAGATATAATGATTGAATCTGGGCCAAATGCACGTACAGTTCAAATTCACTTAGAACCTTTTACTTTAATTGGTGCTACCACTCGATCTGGATTATTAACTGCACCAATGCGTGCACGATTCGGAATTAGTAGTAGATTACATTATTATAAAACGGATTTATTAACCACTATTATTCAAAGAAGTGCGCACATTTTAGGCGTTCCTATTTCTATGGAAGCAGCGATTGAAATTGCTGGTCGTAGCAGAGGAACTCCAAGAATTGCGAATGCTTTGTTACGTAGAGTTAGAGATTTTGCAGAGATTAAAGGTGAAGGGAATATCACTATTGAAATAGCTAAATATTCTTTAAAAGCATTAAATGTTGATGCCCATGGTTTGGATGAAATGGATAACAAAATCTTGGCTACAATAATCGATAAATTTAAAGGAGGACCTGTTGGTATTAGTACAATTGCAACTGCTGTTTCTGAAAATACAGAAACAATAGAAGAAGTTTATGAACCTTTTCTTATACAACAAGGATTTATAATGAGAACTCCAAGAGGTAGAGAAGTAACAGAGTTAGCATATAAGCATTTAGGAAGAACAAAAGGAACAAATCAAGGAGAATTGTTTTAA
- a CDS encoding DUF3341 domain-containing protein — MEANKVIHAFYTDDEVLVDAVKAVKAEHHHIEEVFCPFPVHGLDKAMGLAPTRLAITAFFYGITGLGVAIWLTNYIMIQDWPQDIGGKPSFLWFENMPAFVPIMFELTVFFAAHLMVITFYMRSRIWPFKEAENPDPRTTDDHFLMEIPVHNNEEALTSLLAKTGAVEINVVDKH; from the coding sequence ATGGAAGCTAATAAAGTTATTCATGCATTTTATACGGATGATGAAGTTTTAGTTGATGCAGTTAAAGCTGTTAAAGCAGAACACCATCATATCGAAGAAGTATTTTGTCCATTTCCTGTTCATGGTCTAGACAAAGCTATGGGATTAGCACCAACAAGGTTAGCTATTACAGCTTTCTTTTATGGTATTACTGGATTAGGAGTTGCAATTTGGTTAACAAATTATATAATGATTCAAGATTGGCCGCAAGATATTGGTGGTAAACCAAGTTTTTTATGGTTTGAAAACATGCCAGCTTTTGTACCAATTATGTTTGAATTAACTGTGTTTTTTGCTGCACACTTAATGGTAATTACTTTTTACATGAGAAGTAGAATTTGGCCATTTAAAGAAGCTGAAAACCCAGATCCAAGAACTACAGATGATCATTTTTTAATGGAAATACCTGTACATAATAATGAGGAAGCTTTAACTTCTTTATTAGCTAAAACAGGAGCTGTAGAAATTAATGTAGTAGATAAGCACTAA